Proteins encoded together in one Candidatus Cloacimonadota bacterium window:
- a CDS encoding phosphoribosylglycinamide formyltransferase yields MERTAPKTWQIAVLTGGKGRGSNLRALHRVFEEEGWPIKIAFAVACHPEAPVVRLCAELGIPCHVLAQKESAAREKALLELCLQEKIDLIALAGYLKLLSRSFLESVGVPVLNIHPALLPAFGGKGMYGSRVHEAVFEAGEKHSGATVHLVDPIYDHGEIVLQDETDISACACPDEVAARVLEVEHRLYAQAIYTFLSRLSK; encoded by the coding sequence ATGGAACGAACTGCGCCTAAAACCTGGCAAATAGCGGTTTTGACCGGTGGAAAAGGCCGCGGCTCAAATCTGCGCGCCCTGCACCGGGTTTTTGAAGAAGAAGGCTGGCCCATAAAGATAGCCTTTGCAGTGGCTTGCCATCCCGAAGCGCCGGTGGTGCGGCTTTGCGCCGAACTGGGTATCCCCTGCCACGTTTTGGCTCAAAAAGAATCCGCTGCCCGGGAAAAGGCTTTGTTGGAGCTTTGTCTGCAGGAAAAGATTGATTTGATTGCCCTGGCGGGATATTTGAAGCTGCTTTCCCGCTCTTTTTTGGAGAGCGTCGGGGTGCCGGTTTTGAACATCCATCCAGCGCTGCTTCCGGCTTTTGGAGGCAAGGGTATGTATGGCTCGCGGGTGCATGAGGCTGTTTTTGAGGCCGGGGAAAAACATTCCGGCGCCACTGTGCATTTGGTTGACCCCATTTACGACCACGGAGAAATCGTGTTGCAGGACGAGACCGATATTTCCGCCTGCGCCTGTCCAGATGAAGTTGCGGCGCGGGTTTTGGAGGTGGAACACCGTCTTTACGCGCAGGCGATATACACTTTTTTGAGCCGGCTTTCAAAATGA
- a CDS encoding DNA polymerase III subunit beta, translated as DPSIKELKVLMERSKIVLSYGSFTIISNIIDQKYPEYQKAFMADLPNQVIVSRKRLLESIRRVALVAPEDNNRIRFEISAENFEINTSNRDTGDAKEFVEEYQYTGAETAVSFNYRFMVSILDVIDTEKVCIKLGSPKEPLMIYNEPQPENQKITFLLMPLRS; from the coding sequence GACCCCTCCATCAAGGAACTGAAAGTGTTGATGGAACGCAGCAAGATTGTGTTGAGCTACGGTTCTTTCACCATTATTTCCAACATCATCGACCAAAAATATCCGGAATATCAAAAAGCTTTCATGGCAGACCTGCCGAACCAGGTGATTGTTTCCCGCAAGCGTTTGCTGGAATCCATCCGCCGTGTGGCTTTGGTGGCTCCCGAAGATAACAACCGCATCCGCTTCGAGATTAGCGCCGAAAATTTTGAGATTAACACCAGCAACCGCGACACCGGCGACGCCAAGGAATTTGTGGAAGAATATCAATACACGGGCGCGGAAACAGCGGTTTCCTTCAACTATCGCTTCATGGTTTCCATTTTGGATGTGATTGATACAGAAAAGGTTTGCATCAAGCTGGGCAGCCCCAAGGAACCGTTGATGATTTACAACGAGCCCCAGCCGGAAAATCAAAAAATCACCTTCCTTTTGATGCCGCTGCGGTCTTAA
- a CDS encoding TSUP family transporter has translation MQSGIMTPLGIAWQNFAFILPFIFLAGLVDAIAGGGGLISLPAYVAAGLPMHSALATNKFSSSFGTVFSVVRYRRAGMIDLPLALTGAALALLGSHLGSSVALRSSPLFLQKLLLAAIPLIAILTLIKKDFGVQNRSDELKTGVKLGLGALAGLLIGFWDGFFGPGKGIFLILAFTLMLRYDLVTANANAKVVNLASNLAALATFLWAGKVWLTLAIPAALFGIAGNLLGSKLVIKNGNRVVRPFFILALLLLLGRIVWDLLKT, from the coding sequence ATTCAAAGCGGAATTATGACCCCGCTTGGGATAGCCTGGCAAAATTTCGCCTTCATCCTGCCCTTCATTTTTTTGGCGGGGCTGGTGGATGCCATTGCCGGCGGTGGCGGCTTAATTTCGCTCCCAGCCTATGTTGCGGCGGGTCTGCCCATGCACTCCGCGCTCGCCACAAACAAGTTTTCTTCCAGCTTCGGAACCGTTTTCAGCGTTGTTCGCTACAGGCGCGCGGGGATGATTGACCTCCCTTTGGCGCTCACCGGCGCGGCTCTGGCGCTGCTGGGTTCCCATCTTGGCAGCTCTGTCGCCCTGCGCAGTTCCCCGCTTTTTTTGCAAAAACTGCTTTTGGCGGCGATTCCCCTCATCGCCATCCTCACCCTCATCAAAAAAGATTTCGGCGTTCAAAACCGTTCCGACGAGCTGAAAACGGGGGTAAAACTCGGTTTGGGCGCTCTTGCCGGGCTGTTAATCGGCTTTTGGGACGGCTTTTTCGGACCGGGAAAGGGAATCTTCCTCATTCTCGCCTTCACCCTGATGCTCAGATATGACCTCGTGACTGCCAACGCCAACGCCAAAGTCGTGAACCTCGCTTCCAACCTCGCCGCGCTCGCCACCTTCCTCTGGGCGGGAAAAGTTTGGCTAACGCTTGCCATCCCCGCCGCCCTTTTTGGAATCGCCGGAAACCTGTTGGGTTCAAAGCTGGTCATAAAAAATGGAAACCGCGTCGTCCGTCCTTTTTTCATCCTTGCGCTGCTGCTGCTTTTGGGCAGAATCGTCTGGGACCTGCTGAAAACCTGA
- the mtaB gene encoding tRNA (N(6)-L-threonylcarbamoyladenosine(37)-C(2))-methylthiotransferase MtaB encodes MKRIAIATLGCKTNAYESAAIAAGFEQEKVQLVPFNSEADIYVINTCTVTGRTDFKSRNLIRKALAHKEKDPRVKVVVTGCFAQRVPHEIRELGDIDLIADNQNKADIAVLLEDADYVFQDIMACENYHHRPVKGMLERSRAFQKIQDGCDFRCAYCAVPLGRGNSRSASYEDVVGQARIFAQNGYREIVLGGVNLGLYKDGNRNLADVVEALQEIDGLEFIRLSSIEPELFHPDILRRVSRCEKLCPHFHIPLQSGSDSVLKRMGRSYDVAAFQNLIHRILQSFPNAAIGLDVIAGFPGESEAEFEATLRLLESLELAYLHAFTFSRRPGTAAFSLPGQISNHEKNRRVNLLTELSEQKKQGYIQKLVQKRIELRAVCETLSDGLASGLSDHYIRVFSPATVAPGELIRGRALQTQDEGILLEPGSL; translated from the coding sequence ATGAAGCGGATTGCCATCGCCACCCTCGGCTGCAAAACCAACGCCTACGAATCTGCCGCCATTGCCGCGGGTTTTGAACAGGAAAAAGTTCAGCTTGTGCCCTTCAATTCGGAAGCGGATATTTATGTGATTAACACCTGCACTGTGACCGGACGCACCGATTTCAAAAGCCGCAATCTCATCCGTAAGGCTTTGGCACACAAAGAGAAAGACCCCAGGGTGAAAGTGGTCGTGACCGGCTGTTTTGCCCAGCGTGTTCCCCATGAAATCCGCGAGTTGGGAGACATCGACCTCATCGCCGACAACCAAAATAAAGCGGATATTGCTGTCCTGCTGGAAGATGCGGATTATGTTTTCCAAGATATCATGGCTTGCGAAAACTATCATCACCGTCCCGTGAAAGGAATGTTGGAACGCAGCCGCGCCTTCCAGAAAATTCAAGATGGCTGCGACTTTCGCTGTGCCTACTGCGCAGTGCCTTTGGGACGTGGAAACAGCCGCTCCGCCAGCTATGAAGACGTGGTGGGACAAGCCCGGATTTTTGCGCAAAACGGCTATCGTGAAATCGTGTTGGGCGGTGTGAACCTGGGGCTTTACAAGGATGGAAACCGCAATTTGGCAGACGTGGTGGAAGCCCTGCAAGAGATTGATGGGCTGGAGTTTATCCGCCTCAGTTCCATCGAGCCGGAGCTATTTCATCCCGATATTTTGCGCCGTGTCAGCCGCTGTGAAAAGCTCTGCCCCCATTTCCACATACCGCTCCAATCCGGCTCTGACAGCGTTCTGAAACGCATGGGCAGATCCTATGACGTGGCGGCATTCCAAAACCTCATCCATAGAATTTTGCAAAGCTTTCCCAACGCGGCGATTGGGCTGGATGTGATTGCTGGATTTCCCGGCGAAAGTGAAGCCGAATTTGAAGCCACCCTGCGTCTGCTTGAAAGCTTGGAACTGGCATACTTGCACGCCTTTACATTTTCCCGTCGACCAGGCACAGCCGCTTTTTCACTGCCGGGTCAAATCTCGAATCACGAAAAAAACCGCCGCGTGAATCTGCTCACCGAACTCAGCGAACAAAAAAAGCAGGGCTATATCCAAAAATTGGTCCAAAAGCGGATTGAGCTCCGCGCCGTGTGTGAAACCCTGTCAGACGGCTTGGCAAGCGGGCTTTCAGACCATTATATCCGTGTGTTTTCACCAGCTACGGTGGCTCCGGGGGAGCTGATTCGCGGCAGGGCGCTTCAAACACAGGATGAGGGAATCTTGCTGGAACCAGGCTCACTTTAA
- a CDS encoding HU family DNA-binding protein gives MSRDDLIKKIAEDAGISQKTAGIALKSMIEGITLALQKGEKVSLVGFGSFSVVHRKARNGINPKNQTPLKIAARNVPVFKAGKNLKEAVMKPKKKKK, from the coding sequence ATGAGCAGAGATGATTTGATCAAAAAGATCGCAGAAGATGCCGGAATTTCCCAAAAGACAGCCGGCATTGCACTCAAATCCATGATTGAGGGCATCACCCTCGCTCTCCAGAAAGGCGAAAAAGTGTCGCTGGTTGGTTTTGGTTCCTTCAGCGTTGTACATCGTAAAGCCCGTAATGGAATCAACCCCAAGAACCAAACACCTCTCAAGATCGCGGCTCGCAATGTCCCTGTTTTCAAAGCAGGCAAAAACCTCAAAGAAGCTGTGATGAAACCCAAGAAAAAGAAAAAATAA
- the aspS gene encoding aspartate--tRNA ligase, protein MLDNLGNLQRTHLCGQLAAPDAGKSVTVMGWVNKRRDLGGLIFIDLRDVSGLVQVVVRPETADVFAKAEKLRNEYVAAFRGTVAPRDAHNLNPNMATGAIEIIATELVILNDSQPLPIQTTELAMADEDLRLEYRYLDLRRPALQKIILMRHRIIKSIRDFLCAEGFYEIETPILMKSTPEGARDYLVPSRVQPGKFYALPQSPQMFKQLLMIGGFDRYFQIARCFRDEDLRADRQPEFTQLDVEMSFATQEQIYELLERMFATLFQEVLEIELQLPFPRLTYREAMERFGCDKPDLRFGMELCDLSESLKDSQFQVFRGALDQKGVVKAVAIPGGAAFSRKQQDELVELAKHNGGKGVAFAKVAENGLEAGISKFLSDEEAQQIIELSQAQPGDLLAIVADSYNMASKVLAAIRNEVAIWQGLIPKDSYAFAWITDFPLFEYNEEEQRWEPAHHMFSLPREEHIPWLDEPEKYGQIIGQLYDLVCNGMELSSGSIRCHRFDLQKKIFDILGFSEEELQERFGFFLEALKYGTPPHGGIAPGIDRLVMLMTGAQSIRDVIAFPKSLKAADLMSGAPSEISDLQWNELRLKPGK, encoded by the coding sequence ATGTTGGACAACCTGGGAAACTTACAAAGAACCCACCTTTGCGGCCAGCTTGCCGCGCCTGATGCCGGAAAATCCGTCACGGTGATGGGTTGGGTGAACAAACGTCGTGATTTGGGCGGCCTGATTTTCATCGACCTGCGCGACGTGAGCGGATTGGTGCAGGTGGTGGTGCGTCCTGAAACAGCGGACGTTTTTGCCAAAGCGGAAAAGCTGCGCAATGAATATGTGGCAGCGTTCAGAGGAACCGTGGCACCGCGTGATGCTCATAACCTGAACCCAAACATGGCGACCGGCGCCATTGAAATCATTGCCACAGAGCTGGTTATCTTAAATGACAGCCAGCCGCTGCCCATCCAAACAACGGAATTGGCCATGGCGGATGAGGATTTGCGCCTGGAATATCGCTATCTGGATTTACGGCGCCCCGCCCTGCAAAAGATTATCCTGATGCGGCATCGGATTATCAAATCCATCCGGGATTTCCTCTGCGCGGAGGGTTTTTACGAAATCGAAACGCCCATCCTGATGAAAAGCACACCGGAAGGAGCGCGGGACTATCTCGTACCCAGCCGGGTTCAGCCGGGTAAATTTTACGCTTTGCCGCAATCCCCGCAAATGTTTAAACAGCTTCTGATGATTGGCGGTTTCGACCGCTATTTCCAAATTGCCAGATGTTTTCGTGACGAAGACCTGCGCGCAGACCGGCAGCCGGAATTCACCCAGTTGGATGTGGAAATGAGCTTTGCCACCCAGGAGCAGATTTACGAGCTTTTGGAGCGCATGTTTGCCACACTTTTCCAGGAAGTTTTGGAGATTGAGCTGCAGCTTCCCTTCCCGCGTTTGACATATCGTGAAGCGATGGAACGCTTTGGCTGTGACAAGCCAGACCTGCGTTTTGGGATGGAACTCTGTGACCTGAGCGAGAGCCTCAAAGATTCGCAGTTCCAAGTTTTCCGTGGCGCTCTGGACCAAAAAGGCGTGGTGAAGGCCGTTGCCATCCCCGGCGGAGCCGCATTCAGCCGCAAACAGCAGGATGAATTGGTGGAACTGGCAAAACATAACGGCGGCAAGGGTGTCGCATTTGCCAAAGTTGCTGAAAACGGCTTGGAAGCAGGCATCAGCAAGTTCCTCAGCGATGAGGAAGCCCAACAAATCATCGAACTCAGCCAAGCCCAGCCCGGCGACCTGCTTGCCATCGTGGCGGATTCATATAACATGGCTTCCAAAGTTTTGGCTGCCATCCGCAACGAAGTGGCTATCTGGCAGGGACTTATCCCCAAAGACAGCTATGCCTTCGCCTGGATTACGGATTTCCCGCTTTTTGAATACAACGAGGAAGAACAGCGCTGGGAACCCGCTCACCACATGTTTTCCCTGCCACGCGAGGAACACATCCCCTGGCTGGACGAGCCTGAAAAATATGGTCAAATCATTGGCCAGCTCTACGATTTGGTTTGCAACGGTATGGAGCTTTCCTCCGGCAGCATCCGCTGTCATCGCTTTGACCTGCAGAAAAAGATTTTCGACATCCTGGGATTCAGTGAGGAAGAGCTTCAGGAGCGTTTCGGCTTCTTTTTGGAAGCCTTGAAATATGGCACACCGCCACATGGAGGAATCGCTCCTGGAATCGACAGACTGGTGATGCTGATGACTGGCGCCCAATCCATCCGGGATGTGATTGCCTTCCCAAAAAGCTTGAAAGCGGCAGACCTGATGAGCGGCGCGCCATCCGAAATCTCGGATTTGCAATGGAACGAACTGCGCCTAAAACCTGGCAAATAG
- a CDS encoding tetratricopeptide repeat protein, protein MKKTAYLSVLLLALFLAMAACSANKKIEIPEEPEPTALELADMASLEASDAFEDEDFHGALELFNQAKDYYIQAQPLAVPTDSVDVKIEKTQINIAVTYMRMANESVQAEFHSDAIDEFESAANIYKSLTPLTMTAQERDEFVSYLYQNLAVTAQNASHFEQALGYYDNVLHYEPGNADVLMSKYSILKNDIHDQVRAYKVLADYAEASQDPNAYIVLANAYQDDGDNNTAAVYYEQAMNLGKNVDVYTRAADFYRNIKNYTKSNEILNKLVDIAPDNASKALAYRIMADNYDKLKNNSKKVEFYDKALNLEPNADVALILANHWNQNKSWDKVITYATKVINIDSSKAAAFLLRGNAYLMKKNNAAAKTDLQRIQNDPNYGKSATELLKKIK, encoded by the coding sequence ATGAAAAAAACAGCTTATCTGTCGGTCTTGTTGCTGGCACTGTTTTTGGCAATGGCTGCCTGCAGCGCAAACAAAAAGATCGAGATTCCCGAAGAACCAGAACCCACGGCTTTGGAGCTGGCGGACATGGCATCCCTGGAAGCGTCAGACGCTTTCGAAGATGAGGATTTTCATGGCGCGCTCGAGCTCTTTAACCAAGCCAAGGATTACTACATACAGGCTCAACCCCTTGCGGTGCCCACTGATTCTGTGGACGTAAAAATCGAAAAAACCCAGATTAACATCGCTGTAACCTACATGCGCATGGCAAATGAAAGCGTGCAGGCGGAATTCCATTCCGACGCCATCGACGAATTTGAAAGCGCGGCAAACATCTATAAAAGCCTCACACCGCTCACGATGACCGCGCAGGAACGCGATGAATTCGTCTCTTACCTCTATCAAAACCTCGCCGTGACCGCCCAAAACGCCTCCCACTTCGAACAGGCTCTGGGCTATTACGACAACGTTTTGCATTATGAGCCTGGAAACGCCGACGTCCTGATGTCAAAATACAGCATCCTGAAAAACGACATCCACGACCAGGTTCGAGCCTACAAGGTTTTGGCAGACTATGCCGAAGCTTCCCAAGACCCCAACGCCTACATCGTTTTGGCAAACGCCTACCAGGATGATGGTGACAACAACACCGCCGCCGTCTATTATGAACAGGCCATGAATTTGGGCAAAAACGTCGATGTTTACACCCGCGCGGCGGATTTTTATCGTAACATCAAGAACTACACCAAATCAAACGAAATCCTGAACAAACTGGTGGACATTGCTCCGGACAACGCCAGCAAAGCCCTCGCCTACCGGATTATGGCAGACAACTATGACAAGCTGAAAAACAACAGCAAAAAGGTTGAATTCTACGACAAAGCTTTGAACCTTGAGCCAAATGCCGACGTGGCGCTGATTCTGGCGAACCACTGGAACCAAAACAAAAGCTGGGACAAGGTGATAACCTACGCCACCAAAGTCATCAACATTGATTCATCCAAAGCCGCCGCCTTCCTTCTGCGCGGCAATGCCTATTTGATGAAAAAGAACAACGCCGCCGCTAAAACCGACCTCCAACGCATCCAAAACGACCCCAATTACGGCAAAAGCGCGACTGAACTCCTCAAAAAGATAAAATAA
- the recF gene encoding DNA replication and repair protein RecF (All proteins in this family for which functions are known are DNA-binding proteins that assist the filamentation of RecA onto DNA for the initiation of recombination or recombinational repair.), producing the protein MVLKQLHLANFRNYATASFCLNPAGNLVIAPNGFGKTNLLEAIAYCGLGKSVRFHRDDEVLKKGSDEFGVNGDFLNDSGLELKIQIAWRERRKFLKIDGDPIRQLSKLYERVKVVYAAPDDTMLVDGSPSSRRKYFDLCVSQIYPAYVGLLRDYLHVVQQRNSLLKNSFAPLVKKSWDRRFCELLLEVLDYRNRYLAEVNKALAQSYPEVLEPVKSLQLVYRPQTQQGYPDSLEKMEELVASLEPMEKNAQRGLCGAHIDDYEFCLNGYNLKTFGSQGQKRITVIVLRLIQAALIENLTGIRPILLFDDVLAELDAPNARRIADFVDQRYQIFIASPREELSAQWPGLEPLNFEETAS; encoded by the coding sequence TTGGTTCTGAAACAGCTTCATCTGGCGAATTTCCGCAACTACGCCACAGCCAGTTTTTGCCTGAATCCGGCGGGAAACCTGGTTATCGCGCCCAACGGATTTGGTAAAACCAATCTGCTGGAAGCGATTGCCTATTGCGGATTGGGAAAATCCGTGCGCTTCCATCGCGACGATGAAGTTTTGAAAAAAGGCAGCGATGAATTTGGGGTGAACGGAGATTTTCTGAACGATTCCGGCTTGGAACTGAAAATCCAGATTGCCTGGAGAGAGCGCAGGAAGTTTCTCAAAATCGATGGTGACCCCATACGTCAGCTCAGCAAGCTTTATGAACGCGTGAAAGTTGTGTATGCCGCGCCGGATGATACCATGCTGGTGGATGGTTCACCCAGCTCCAGACGCAAATATTTTGACCTCTGTGTTTCTCAAATTTATCCCGCTTACGTTGGATTATTGCGGGATTATCTGCACGTGGTTCAACAGCGAAACAGCCTCCTGAAAAACAGTTTTGCCCCCCTGGTGAAAAAAAGCTGGGACAGACGTTTTTGTGAATTGCTGTTGGAAGTGTTGGACTATCGAAATCGCTATTTGGCAGAGGTGAACAAAGCTTTGGCGCAGAGCTATCCCGAGGTTTTGGAGCCGGTTAAAAGCCTCCAGCTTGTTTATCGGCCTCAAACTCAGCAGGGCTATCCCGACAGCTTGGAAAAGATGGAAGAACTGGTGGCAAGCCTGGAACCCATGGAAAAAAACGCCCAGCGCGGGCTTTGCGGCGCCCACATCGATGATTATGAATTTTGCCTGAATGGATACAACCTGAAAACTTTCGGCTCACAGGGACAAAAACGGATTACAGTCATTGTTTTAAGGCTCATCCAGGCAGCCCTGATTGAGAATCTCACCGGCATCCGCCCCATCCTGCTTTTTGACGATGTTTTAGCGGAATTGGATGCCCCCAACGCGCGCCGGATTGCGGATTTCGTTGACCAGCGCTACCAGATTTTCATCGCCAGCCCACGTGAGGAACTTTCCGCGCAGTGGCCTGGCTTGGAACCCCTAAATTTTGAGGAGACAGCTTCATGA
- the umuD gene encoding translesion error-prone DNA polymerase V autoproteolytic subunit: MAQKKIKSDGSVKAIYRYTPGEPLERPLIGLKVPAGFPSPASDFLEGTMDLNEYLIKHPSATFFARVGGDSMEGIGIYPDDIVIVDRAVEGTNNKVVLAIYDGEFTIKRLHVENGEFWLLSENEAYPPIHIDDKLDFSVWGVVTAVIRKL; encoded by the coding sequence ATGGCGCAGAAAAAGATAAAATCCGACGGCTCGGTGAAAGCCATCTACCGCTACACACCGGGCGAACCGCTGGAGCGACCCCTAATCGGACTCAAGGTTCCAGCGGGTTTTCCCTCCCCGGCTTCAGACTTTCTGGAAGGGACGATGGATTTGAACGAATACCTGATAAAACACCCTTCCGCCACCTTTTTCGCGCGGGTGGGAGGGGATTCCATGGAAGGAATCGGCATCTATCCAGACGATATTGTAATCGTGGACAGGGCTGTGGAAGGCACGAACAACAAGGTGGTTCTGGCAATTTACGACGGAGAATTCACCATCAAAAGGCTACACGTGGAAAATGGGGAATTTTGGCTGCTCTCCGAAAACGAAGCCTATCCGCCCATCCACATCGATGACAAACTGGATTTCAGCGTGTGGGGCGTTGTGACTGCCGTCATCCGCAAGCTTTGA
- a CDS encoding MFS transporter: MKPSKSAVGWMFYDFANSSFVTVMVTVVFSVFFSKSIAAGRPQGGEYYWSLAISISMTLAAIAAPILGAMADYSRSKKKFLFGFTWLTVAATALLYFAGTGDFILGMVLFIIANTSFNSALVFYDAFLPEVSTPETIGKISGYGWGLGYIGGLVSLAVSLPLVKNNIRWVWPMIGAHMFIFSLLTFFMLKEKKGEVPKTNYFKVAFERIAFTMKHLKNMPDLLGYLLSYFFYNIGIYTVIAFAAIYGESRFQMGEQSLIIFFILAQLTSTLGAVVFGWISDKFNVRFSLSFSLLVWIGVVVWAFFCGSAKEYYALGFLAGLAIGSSQANSRTMLSILTPLDRQAEFFGFYTLVGRISSVIGPFVYGQVTLMSGNQSYAIISLGIFFVLGWVLLHRVNLERGKALGKSYVFK; encoded by the coding sequence ATGAAACCATCCAAGTCAGCAGTTGGCTGGATGTTCTACGACTTTGCCAATTCATCTTTCGTAACCGTGATGGTCACGGTGGTTTTCAGCGTGTTTTTTTCCAAAAGCATCGCTGCGGGACGTCCCCAGGGTGGTGAATACTACTGGTCTTTGGCGATTTCCATCTCCATGACTTTGGCTGCAATCGCCGCTCCCATTTTGGGCGCGATGGCGGATTATTCCCGTTCCAAAAAGAAATTCCTGTTTGGTTTCACCTGGCTCACTGTTGCCGCCACCGCTCTGCTCTATTTTGCCGGCACGGGTGATTTTATTTTGGGAATGGTGCTTTTCATCATCGCCAACACCTCCTTCAACAGCGCGCTGGTTTTCTACGATGCATTTTTGCCGGAAGTGAGCACGCCGGAAACGATTGGAAAAATCTCTGGATATGGCTGGGGACTCGGCTACATCGGCGGTTTGGTGTCGTTGGCGGTGTCGCTTCCGCTGGTGAAAAACAATATCCGCTGGGTCTGGCCGATGATTGGGGCGCATATGTTCATCTTTTCCCTGCTCACATTTTTTATGCTGAAAGAAAAGAAGGGCGAGGTTCCCAAAACCAACTATTTCAAGGTGGCTTTCGAGCGTATCGCCTTCACCATGAAGCATTTGAAAAATATGCCCGACCTTTTGGGCTACCTCTTGAGCTATTTTTTCTATAACATTGGCATCTATACAGTTATCGCGTTTGCCGCCATCTATGGTGAAAGCCGTTTCCAGATGGGCGAGCAGAGCCTGATTATCTTTTTCATCCTGGCGCAACTGACATCCACGCTGGGCGCGGTGGTGTTCGGCTGGATTTCGGACAAATTCAATGTGCGTTTTTCGCTGAGTTTTTCCCTGCTGGTGTGGATTGGCGTGGTTGTCTGGGCGTTTTTCTGCGGCAGCGCCAAGGAATATTACGCGCTGGGATTTTTGGCAGGACTTGCCATCGGAAGCAGCCAGGCAAACAGCCGCACCATGCTTTCCATCCTTACTCCGCTGGACCGTCAGGCTGAGTTTTTTGGCTTTTACACCCTGGTGGGAAGGATTTCTTCTGTCATCGGCCCCTTCGTTTATGGGCAGGTTACCCTGATGAGCGGAAACCAAAGCTACGCCATCATTTCACTGGGTATTTTCTTCGTTTTGGGCTGGGTTTTGCTGCACCGGGTGAACCTCGAACGTGGCAAAGCTCTGGGAAAATCATACGTTTTCAAATGA